From the genome of Alosa alosa isolate M-15738 ecotype Scorff River chromosome 18, AALO_Geno_1.1, whole genome shotgun sequence, one region includes:
- the LOC125311634 gene encoding uncharacterized protein LOC125311634 — protein sequence MTRRKPGKRWRRTGNEEDPNKRPRRIAQLSSLPEATNVHVETDQQYLGCSTWGTRQEVGVPPGGAQNEQVQPPVVHAGSTPLTLEHQTSHHLPAQGSMAQESISTVYSFEDYEESSSRSAFRDPPDGLTTELQGSVEYDPSQSFEEALPDVGVWTYDDGHMFREGFEEDLSEECAEESNFKDTTDKPLYDNASITVSECLLIIMAYVNCHKVTDKALSDLLKMLKLLCPDSLNTNCLNSIQKFKDFFFSRSASSPIVLHKYCSNCFGSLESAQLECLSCGATMSEEKSSSFIEIPIEAQIRSLFLKPGFQEKLNFRFSRKKTDPNNVEDRYDAEVYKQLVDGGGPLSDPKNISLTWNTDGVPIFKSSKFSVWPFYCVINELNVMERTKRENMIFAGLWYGDAKPSMVTFLRPLSDTLSKLADNGILVQPAGLTSEPFLCKVLTIAGTCDLPAKALVLNSVQYNGKFGCHKCEQPGETVRTGERGHVHAFPYQHGDPKGPLRTNEKFAFDMKIANETKTTVKGVKGPCWLSKLKGYNLIKGTGIDYMHSVLLGVMRLLMVMWFSTEFSRQPFSMAKNAKEIDRRFQGISPPSSIRYPRSVASHRMFFKASEYRDLLIFYGPVVFRGILATLYYNHFLLLSEAIFILLMESISFEQIDHAEKLLWNFCSQMADLYGVRYQTANVHLLVHLADSVRALGPLWTHSCFHFEDKNGYLLRLIHGTQNIPMQMVHAVKLVQSIPVISQTIKPGNAIAEFYTRMTKDNSFCQENNDLSRAKVYGTSLHWKDRLVTVSILKR from the exons GATGTAGCACCTGGGGAACACGGCAGGAGGTTGGGGTGCCTCCTGGAGGAGCCCAGAACGAACAAGTCCAACCTCCGGTTGTACATGCAGGATCTACCCCACTCACTCTGGAACATCAAACCTCTCACCACCTGCCAG CACAAGGGAGCATGGCACAAGAGAGTATTTCAACTGTTTACTCTTTTGAAGACTATGAAGAATCATCTTCCAGATCAGCCTTCAGAGATCCCCCTGATGGCCTAACAACTGAACTACAAGGCAGTGTTGAGTATGATCCATCTCAATCATTTGAGGAAGCTCTCCCTGATGTGGGGGTTTGGACGTATGATGATGGACATATGTTCAGAGAGGGATTTGAAGAGGATTTGAGTGAGGAGTGTGCAGAAGAGTCAAATTTCAAGGACACAACAGACAAGCCATTATATGACAATGCATCAATAACTGTGTCAGAGTGCCTTTTGATCATCATGGCTTATGTAAACTGTCATAAAGTAACTGATAAGGCCCTTAGTGATTTGCTTAAAATGCTCAAGTTGCTTTGTCCCGACAGTCTGAACACAAACTGCTTAAACAGTATACAGAAGTTCAAAGACTTCTTTTTCTCCCGTTCTGCATCATCCCCTATTGTATTGCATAAATATTGCAGTAATTGTTTTGGGTCATTAGAAAGTGCACAATTGGAATGTCTGTCTTGTGGAGCTACTATGTCAGAAGAAAAATCCTCATCCTTCATAGAGATTCCAATTGAGGCTCAAATAAGATCATTGTTTCTCAAGCCAGGTTTTCAGGAGAAGCTTAACTTTAGATTTAGCAGGAAGAAAACGGATCCCAACAATGTTGAAGATAGATATGATGCAGAAGTTTACAAACAGCTTGTAGATGGGGGTGGTCCTCTTAGTGACCCTAAAAACATCTCACTTACTTGGAACACAGATGGGGTACCTATTTTTAAATCGTCAAAGTTTTCAGTGTGGCCCTTTTATTGTGTCATTAATGAATTGAACGTCATGGAACgcacaaaaagagagaatatGATATTTGCTGGACTTTGGTATGGGGATGCAAAACCATCCATGGTTACATTTCTTAGACCACTAAGTGACACACTGAGTAAACTAGCAGACAACGGAATTCTTGTGCAACCTGCAGGGTTGACATCTGAACCTTTTCTGTGTAAAGTGCTCACCATTGCTGGAACATGTGACTTGCCTGCTAAGGCATTAGTCCTTAATTCAGTGCAATACAATGGTAAATTTGGATGTCATAAATGTGAGCAGCCAGGAGAGACTGTGAGGACGGGGGAAAGGGGACATGTCCATGCATTTCCATACCAACATGGGGATCCAAAAGGGCCACTGCGCACAAATGAAAAGTTTGCTTTTGATATGAAAATCGCAAATGAGACCAAAACCACTGTTAAAGGGGTTAAGGGTCCCTGTTGGCTTAGCAAACTTAAGGGTTATAACCTTATCAAAGGCACTGGCATAGATTACATGCACTCAGTCCTTCTTGGAGTAATGCGTCTTTTGATGGTTATGTGGTTTTCTACAGAGTTTTCTCGTCAGCCCTTCAGCATGGCAAAAAATGCCAAAGAAATTGACAGGCGATTTCAGGgtatctctcctccatcctcaaTTAGATATCCTCGATCAGTGGCATCGCACAGAATGTTTTTTAAAGCATCAGAATATCGGGATCTTTTGATCTTTTATGGACCTGTTGTTTTCCGTGGAATTCTTGCAACACTGTACTACAATCACTTCCTTCTACTAAGTGAAGCTATTTTCATTTTATTGATGGAATCCATATCATTTGAACAGATTGATCATGCAGAGAAACTACTGTGGAACTTTTGTTCTCAAATGGCTGATCTCTATGGTGTGCGGTACCAAACAGCAAATGTACACCTTCTCGTGCACCTAGCAGACAGTGTCAGGGCCCTTGGTCCATTATGGACTCATTCTTGTTTCCATTTTGAAGACAAGAATGGATATTTGTTAAGGCTGATACATGGCACTCAAAATATACCAATGCAGATGGTCCATGCAGTCAAACTTGTGCAGTCTATTCCTGTTATTTCACAAACCATAAAGCCAGGGAATGCCATAGCTGAATTTTACACACGGATGACTAAAGATAATAGTTTTTGTCAGGAAAATAATGATTTGTCAAGGGCTAAAGTATATGGAACATCTCTTCATTGGAAAGACAGACTGGTCACTGTATCAATTCTAAAACGGTAA